In a genomic window of Streptomyces sp. SJL17-4:
- a CDS encoding acyl-CoA dehydrogenase family protein: MTFTPLPPEVAELAERTRRFIREIVIDAEPAPGGRLDRATRDRLQAAAKEASVFAPLVPKEYGGQGLPIEHWSPVLQEAGYSPIGPSALNCMAPDEGNMHMLNVIATEEQKKLYLAPLAAGDVRSCFGMTEPHPGAGSDPAALRTTAVRADGGWIIDGHKRFTSGAVGAGFCIVMARTPAVDGSPEGATMFLVDLTNPGIRVGEAIHTVDRAIDGGHPHLYLEDCFVSDDAVLGEVGLGFRYAQVRLGPARLTHCMRWLGLARRAHDIALDRAAKRELFGGPLDSLGLAQHLIAESVIDIETSDAIITKTAALLQSDPKAGSAMSSVAKVHCSEAIFRVIDRAVQICGGDGVSDGLPLAQYLNEVRPFRIYDGSNETHRWAIARRASAGRRVTVQAGERYLGDAVVGRDGGA; encoded by the coding sequence ATGACGTTCACACCTCTGCCGCCCGAGGTGGCGGAACTCGCGGAGCGCACGCGCCGGTTCATCCGCGAGATCGTCATCGACGCCGAACCCGCCCCCGGCGGACGTCTCGACCGGGCCACCCGCGACCGGCTGCAGGCCGCCGCGAAGGAGGCCAGTGTCTTCGCGCCGCTCGTGCCGAAGGAGTACGGCGGGCAGGGACTGCCCATCGAGCACTGGTCGCCGGTCCTCCAGGAGGCCGGGTACTCACCGATCGGCCCCAGCGCGCTCAACTGCATGGCCCCCGACGAGGGAAACATGCACATGCTCAACGTCATCGCGACCGAGGAGCAGAAGAAGCTGTATCTCGCGCCTCTGGCGGCGGGGGACGTCCGGTCCTGCTTCGGCATGACCGAGCCCCACCCCGGAGCGGGGTCCGACCCGGCCGCTCTGCGGACCACGGCCGTGCGCGCCGACGGCGGTTGGATCATCGACGGTCACAAGCGGTTCACCAGCGGAGCCGTCGGTGCCGGGTTCTGCATCGTCATGGCCCGCACCCCGGCCGTCGACGGCTCCCCCGAGGGGGCCACCATGTTCCTCGTCGACCTGACGAACCCCGGCATCCGGGTCGGCGAGGCGATCCACACCGTCGACCGCGCCATCGACGGCGGCCACCCGCACCTGTACCTGGAGGACTGCTTCGTCTCCGACGACGCGGTCCTCGGCGAGGTCGGACTCGGCTTCCGGTACGCGCAGGTACGGCTCGGCCCCGCGCGGCTCACGCACTGCATGCGCTGGCTGGGACTGGCGCGCCGGGCGCACGACATCGCGTTGGACCGGGCCGCGAAGAGAGAGCTGTTCGGCGGTCCGCTCGACTCCCTCGGTCTGGCCCAGCACCTGATCGCCGAGTCCGTGATCGACATCGAGACCTCCGACGCCATCATCACCAAGACCGCGGCCCTGCTGCAGAGCGACCCGAAGGCGGGCTCGGCGATGTCCTCGGTCGCCAAGGTCCACTGCTCGGAGGCGATCTTCCGGGTGATCGACCGCGCCGTCCAGATCTGCGGCGGAGACGGGGTCTCCGACGGGCTCCCCCTCGCCCAGTACCTCAACGAGGTGCGTCCGTTCCGCATCTACGACGGCTCGAACGAGACCCACCGGTGGGCCATCGCACGCCGTGCCTCGGCCGGTCGGCGGGTCACTGTCCAGGCCGGTGAGCGATACCTGGGCGACGCCGTCGTCGGCCGGGACGGGGGCGCGTGA
- a CDS encoding phosphotransferase family protein, whose translation MHTVPDGVEVVASRERARHLDSPPLLVLDAVTGFLDTHGIGSGPIAWQRIGDGHSNVTYLIERGGESVVLRRGPRPPLPKSTHDMVREARIQKILHGHGVPVPEILAVCEDEDVLGVPFYLMSRLDGTIVTDTIPPHLSPAEQRRLTSEAVVDTLVTLHGIDVTRGELASLGRPEGYLRRQVERFRGLWEVNTTRSLPSVERIADWLAQNLPTSQAASVVHGDYRMGNLMFAPRAPAEVLAILDWEMATLGDPLADLGYLTATWSEAGSPATPLELTKVTRSPGYLTQRQLAERYQRRTDFDLTPLPWYQALALWKAAIFCEAIHTRWLRGERPHDTVFGPSLETGVPRLLERAGHYAGLTATSRR comes from the coding sequence ATGCACACCGTCCCCGACGGCGTGGAAGTCGTCGCGAGCCGCGAGCGGGCCCGTCATCTCGACAGCCCTCCCCTCCTGGTCCTCGACGCCGTCACCGGCTTCCTCGACACACACGGCATCGGCAGCGGGCCGATCGCGTGGCAACGCATCGGCGACGGCCACTCCAACGTCACCTACCTGATCGAACGCGGCGGCGAGTCCGTGGTCCTGCGCCGCGGCCCGCGCCCGCCGCTGCCGAAGTCGACGCACGACATGGTGCGCGAGGCACGCATCCAGAAGATCCTCCACGGGCACGGGGTGCCGGTGCCGGAGATCCTCGCCGTCTGCGAGGACGAGGACGTTCTGGGCGTGCCGTTCTACCTCATGTCCCGGCTCGACGGCACGATCGTCACCGACACGATCCCGCCCCACCTCTCCCCCGCCGAACAGCGCCGGCTGACCAGCGAGGCGGTCGTCGACACCCTTGTCACTCTGCACGGCATCGACGTCACCCGGGGGGAGCTCGCCTCCCTGGGCCGGCCCGAGGGGTACCTCCGGCGGCAGGTCGAGCGGTTCCGCGGCCTCTGGGAGGTCAACACCACCCGCAGCCTGCCCTCGGTGGAGCGCATCGCGGACTGGCTCGCCCAGAACCTGCCGACGAGCCAGGCGGCGTCGGTGGTGCACGGCGACTACCGCATGGGCAACCTCATGTTCGCCCCGCGGGCCCCGGCCGAGGTCCTCGCGATCCTCGACTGGGAGATGGCCACGCTCGGCGACCCGCTCGCGGACCTGGGGTACCTCACCGCCACCTGGTCCGAGGCCGGCAGCCCTGCCACCCCGCTCGAACTCACCAAGGTGACCCGTTCACCCGGCTACCTCACCCAGCGCCAACTGGCAGAGCGTTACCAGCGCCGCACAGACTTCGATCTCACCCCGCTCCCCTGGTACCAGGCCCTCGCCCTCTGGAAGGCGGCGATCTTCTGCGAGGCCATCCACACCCGCTGGCTGCGGGGCGAACGTCCTCATGACACGGTCTTCGGACCGTCGCTCGAAACAGGCGTCCCCCGGCTCCTGGAGCGGGCCGGGCACTACGCCGGCCTGACCGCGACCAGCCGCCGCTGA